A window from Micromonospora profundi encodes these proteins:
- a CDS encoding (4Fe-4S)-binding protein has protein sequence MSSGTERKSYDGRSITVTFEGRRCLHAAECVRGLPEVFDTGRRPWIRPDGAEADRLAEVVRRCPSGALQYELVDGGAEIPDEPSRITRNSVGQLVVRGKLSVDTPEGPRAETRTVLCGCGQSGLQPYCDHAGPCGQTPRF, from the coding sequence ATGAGCAGTGGGACCGAGAGGAAATCGTACGACGGAAGGTCGATCACCGTGACCTTCGAGGGCAGGCGCTGCTTGCACGCCGCCGAATGTGTCCGGGGCTTACCGGAGGTCTTCGACACGGGCCGGCGCCCGTGGATCCGGCCCGACGGTGCCGAGGCCGATCGTCTGGCCGAAGTGGTACGGCGCTGTCCCTCGGGTGCGCTGCAATACGAACTTGTGGACGGCGGGGCGGAGATCCCGGATGAACCCTCGCGGATCACACGCAACTCCGTGGGACAGTTGGTCGTTCGGGGCAAGTTGAGCGTGGACACGCCGGAAGGCCCACGCGCCGAGACGAGGACCGTCCTGTGTGGGTGCGGGCAGAGCGGTCTGCAGCCGTACTGCGACCACGCGGGGCCCTGCGGTCAGACGCCACGATTCTGA
- a CDS encoding alpha/beta hydrolase family esterase — translation MSTTSVIEVDRLNLTYGDFHAVKDLSFQVRAGEPALLAGVARQVVERYRADPARVHVAGASSGAGTAIILAVTYLDVFATATSVAGGEYGLDQVDPDDPDSIPPLDTARQARAQMGEHARRVPLLVIQGERDEVVPPLVATRLVEHWTIVSDLVDDGLPNNSLDLTEETVSVPATAGRNAYTHTTITAPDGLSVVESYRVEDMGHAWPGPDGDGRYTDHAGPDASEIVWRFAERLPMV, via the coding sequence ATGTCCACCACATCTGTCATCGAGGTCGACCGGCTGAACCTCACCTACGGCGACTTCCACGCTGTCAAAGATCTCTCCTTCCAGGTGCGTGCCGGGGAGCCTGCGCTGCTGGCCGGTGTCGCCCGGCAGGTGGTCGAGAGATACCGCGCGGATCCCGCGCGGGTGCACGTGGCCGGCGCCTCGTCGGGCGCGGGGACCGCGATCATCCTTGCCGTGACCTACCTCGACGTCTTCGCCACCGCGACCTCGGTCGCCGGCGGCGAATACGGCCTCGATCAGGTGGACCCCGACGACCCGGACTCGATACCGCCGCTGGACACGGCACGTCAGGCGCGGGCCCAGATGGGCGAACACGCCCGGCGGGTGCCACTGCTGGTCATTCAGGGCGAGCGCGACGAGGTCGTGCCGCCCCTGGTCGCCACCCGACTCGTTGAACACTGGACCATCGTGAGCGACCTCGTCGACGACGGGCTGCCCAACAACAGCCTCGACCTGACCGAGGAGACCGTCTCGGTGCCCGCCACTGCGGGTCGGAACGCGTACACGCACACGACGATCACCGCGCCGGACGGCTTGTCGGTCGTCGAGTCGTACCGCGTCGAGGACATGGGGCACGCCTGGCCGGGCCCTGACGGCGACGGCCGCTACACCGATCACGCGGGCCCCGACGCCAGTGAGATCGTCTGGAGGTTCGCCGAGCGACTCCCCATGGTCTGA
- a CDS encoding non-ribosomal peptide synthetase, giving the protein MNQVRGFRLSVQQQHIWQLREDGEATWAQTLLLVTGPLDTGRLSAALAEVTNRHAILRTSYRRVPGVRSAVQVVAEPGAAPSEHRFEDLAHLGEAERQERLLAVAEQERGNADVVLASVLFALAPGRHALLLTVSPLSADAETMRLLVAALAGAYRSEKPDEEPVAYAEVVEWQHQAGLDGPVPEADALLAAANEPAATRSLPLQRAGGDRSAGSRRIGQELAGTALHAYARSRGIAPRSVLLAVWQALLARVTAASDVVVGASLGGRGYEELAECLGHFAKWVPIVGHVRPGVSLSTLTTELDRQLTRADDLEENLLASYAAGATGWATAFDCRPEPGPLTAGAVTFVVTWSDVSAEPYGVKLECLLSGDTVRTVWHYRADRFDPGYIRSLAEQYDTLLAGLLADPAAPVSTVTCLDPGTRDELLHSFNDTGRDLPVACLHELVEAQAGRTPDAVAVLDPARTLTYRQLDELADRIAHGLRTDGVGPEDRVGVCLPHSVELVAVILGVLKAGAAYVPLDPAQPWRRIQALVREAQCRIVVTGDPSPAIEQDGTAERRTTEQLAAHGQGKRRRVWPEQLAYVMFTSGSTGSPKGVLVPHRAVVNYLAWAAATYTGGGSGALVHSSIAFDLTVTSLFLPLITGRSADLDDGRRDVLALFRELTTRTGIHLLKLTPSHLAVASRVLAPGDLAGTADCLVLGGEQLTGEAVRPWRRDAPATRVFNEYGPTEAAVGCCVHEVVGEPAAGAVLPIGRPIANTQLYVLDAELEPVAIGVVGEIYLGGRSLARGYLGQPDLTADRFVPDPFSPVRGQRLYRTGDLACHGPDGEVRFLNRDDEQLKIRGSRVEPAEIRAVLHSHPAVADAAVVGGPDGRLTAYLVSADPDSADLDLRAFVTDRLPAFMVPDSFLWIDSIPLTANGKLDRGRLTGRPTPARKPISVPTDAVELTVVRLIEELLDRAPVGMDEDFFELGGHSLLAVRLIARINAACHTDLPVAVFFDQSAERPATAAHLARAVRSGGMTGEQPMVMLRDGTGTPLFCVHPAGGDIVGFRDLSLSGVLRRPLYGMQAPPPEQQADQSVDFLAGHYLSALRETQPTGPYLLMGWSMGGLVAYELARRLTAAGEQVAMLAMVETYPGEVLPDDVSGEAARHLAGELGRLPLNLDELGVLLPGDEATEQVLATASTAGLVSSDREHADLERRVRLNHLHVRAAAGYRPGPYAGPVTLVQASHTTPELRRDALAVWRRICTGPVVVHELPGEHFTLLRRPAVDDLAKILESAA; this is encoded by the coding sequence ATGAACCAGGTGCGGGGATTCCGGCTGTCGGTGCAACAACAACACATCTGGCAGCTACGCGAAGACGGCGAGGCAACCTGGGCCCAGACCCTGCTGCTGGTGACCGGTCCGCTGGACACCGGCCGGCTGAGCGCAGCCCTGGCCGAGGTGACCAACCGTCACGCGATCCTGCGCACCTCGTACCGCCGCGTGCCGGGGGTGCGCTCGGCCGTCCAGGTCGTCGCCGAGCCGGGAGCCGCACCGTCAGAGCACCGGTTCGAGGACCTTGCCCACCTGGGCGAAGCCGAACGCCAGGAGCGCCTGCTCGCCGTCGCCGAGCAGGAACGGGGCAACGCCGACGTTGTGCTGGCAAGCGTGCTCTTCGCGCTGGCCCCCGGCCGGCACGCGCTGCTGCTGACGGTCAGTCCACTGAGCGCGGATGCGGAGACGATGCGACTGCTGGTGGCAGCCCTCGCCGGCGCCTACCGCAGCGAGAAGCCGGACGAAGAGCCGGTCGCATACGCCGAGGTCGTCGAGTGGCAGCACCAGGCCGGTCTGGACGGCCCAGTGCCGGAGGCCGATGCGCTGCTGGCCGCCGCAAACGAGCCGGCGGCCACCCGGTCCTTGCCGCTGCAACGCGCCGGCGGCGACCGGTCGGCGGGCAGCAGGCGGATCGGGCAGGAACTGGCCGGGACGGCACTGCACGCCTACGCCCGATCGCGTGGGATCGCCCCGCGCAGCGTGCTACTGGCGGTCTGGCAGGCGTTGCTCGCCCGGGTCACCGCGGCGAGCGACGTCGTGGTCGGCGCCAGCCTCGGCGGACGCGGCTACGAGGAGCTGGCGGAGTGCCTCGGCCACTTCGCCAAGTGGGTGCCGATCGTCGGTCACGTTCGGCCCGGCGTCAGCCTGTCCACCCTCACCACCGAGCTCGACCGGCAGCTGACCCGCGCCGACGACCTCGAGGAGAACCTACTGGCCTCCTACGCGGCCGGCGCCACCGGCTGGGCCACCGCATTCGACTGCCGTCCCGAGCCCGGACCCTTGACGGCCGGCGCCGTCACGTTCGTCGTCACCTGGTCCGACGTGTCGGCCGAGCCGTACGGCGTGAAGCTGGAATGCCTGCTCAGCGGCGACACCGTCCGCACGGTGTGGCACTACCGCGCCGACCGGTTCGACCCCGGCTACATCCGTAGTCTTGCGGAGCAGTACGACACCCTGCTGGCCGGTCTGCTGGCCGACCCGGCAGCTCCGGTCAGCACCGTGACCTGCCTCGACCCCGGCACCCGCGACGAACTGCTCCACAGCTTCAACGACACCGGCCGGGATCTGCCCGTCGCCTGTCTCCACGAACTCGTCGAAGCCCAGGCAGGGCGCACCCCGGACGCCGTCGCGGTCCTCGACCCGGCCAGGACACTGACCTACCGGCAGCTCGACGAACTCGCGGACCGGATCGCGCACGGGCTGCGCACCGACGGCGTCGGCCCTGAGGACCGCGTCGGCGTGTGCCTGCCGCACTCCGTGGAGCTGGTGGCGGTCATCCTTGGCGTGCTGAAGGCCGGCGCTGCCTACGTCCCCCTTGACCCGGCGCAGCCATGGCGGCGGATCCAGGCCCTGGTGAGGGAGGCACAGTGCCGTATCGTGGTCACCGGTGACCCGTCACCCGCGATCGAGCAGGACGGCACGGCTGAGCGCCGCACCACGGAACAGCTCGCCGCCCACGGCCAGGGAAAACGCCGCCGGGTGTGGCCGGAACAACTCGCCTACGTCATGTTCACCTCGGGCTCGACCGGCAGCCCCAAGGGCGTCCTGGTCCCGCATCGGGCGGTCGTGAACTACCTCGCCTGGGCCGCCGCGACCTACACCGGCGGCGGCTCCGGCGCGCTCGTGCACTCGTCGATAGCCTTCGATCTGACGGTTACCAGCCTCTTCCTGCCCCTGATCACCGGCCGGTCGGCCGACCTCGACGACGGCCGGCGCGACGTCCTGGCGCTGTTCCGCGAGCTGACCACCCGCACCGGCATCCACCTGCTCAAACTCACTCCATCGCACCTGGCCGTGGCCAGCCGGGTACTCGCGCCCGGGGATTTGGCCGGCACCGCCGACTGTCTCGTCCTCGGCGGCGAGCAGCTCACCGGTGAGGCCGTGCGACCCTGGCGCCGGGACGCCCCGGCGACCCGCGTGTTCAACGAGTACGGCCCGACCGAGGCGGCTGTCGGCTGCTGCGTCCACGAGGTCGTCGGTGAGCCCGCCGCAGGCGCCGTGCTGCCCATCGGCCGGCCCATCGCCAACACTCAGCTGTACGTGCTCGACGCCGAACTGGAGCCGGTCGCGATCGGTGTCGTCGGCGAGATCTACCTCGGTGGCCGTTCGCTGGCCCGCGGCTACCTGGGCCAGCCGGACTTGACCGCGGACCGGTTCGTGCCGGACCCGTTCTCCCCGGTGCGCGGGCAGCGGCTCTACCGTACCGGCGACCTCGCCTGCCACGGCCCCGACGGCGAGGTGCGCTTCCTCAACCGGGACGACGAGCAGCTGAAGATCCGCGGCTCTCGGGTTGAGCCCGCCGAGATCCGGGCGGTTCTGCACAGCCACCCCGCCGTCGCCGACGCCGCGGTGGTCGGCGGCCCGGACGGCCGGCTGACCGCCTATTTGGTGTCGGCCGACCCGGACAGCGCCGACCTGGACCTGAGGGCCTTCGTCACCGACCGGCTGCCCGCCTTCATGGTCCCGGACAGCTTCTTGTGGATCGACTCGATCCCGCTGACCGCCAACGGCAAGCTCGACCGCGGCCGGCTGACCGGCCGGCCGACTCCGGCCCGCAAGCCAATCTCGGTGCCCACCGACGCCGTCGAACTGACCGTGGTCCGACTGATCGAGGAGCTGCTGGACCGGGCGCCGGTCGGGATGGACGAGGACTTCTTCGAGCTCGGCGGTCACTCGCTGCTCGCCGTGCGTCTCATCGCGCGGATCAACGCCGCCTGCCACACCGACCTGCCGGTCGCGGTGTTCTTCGACCAGTCCGCCGAGCGACCGGCGACCGCCGCTCACCTGGCCCGTGCCGTCCGCTCCGGGGGGATGACGGGGGAGCAGCCGATGGTGATGCTGCGCGACGGCACGGGCACGCCTCTGTTCTGCGTACACCCGGCCGGCGGCGATATCGTCGGCTTCCGCGATCTGTCGCTCAGCGGTGTCTTGCGGCGCCCGCTCTACGGAATGCAGGCCCCACCACCGGAGCAGCAGGCCGATCAGAGCGTCGACTTCCTGGCCGGGCACTACCTGTCCGCGTTACGCGAGACACAGCCTACCGGCCCCTATCTGTTGATGGGCTGGTCGATGGGCGGGCTGGTGGCCTACGAGTTGGCCCGGCGGCTGACCGCGGCGGGGGAGCAGGTCGCAATGCTTGCCATGGTCGAGACGTACCCCGGTGAGGTGCTCCCCGACGACGTCTCCGGGGAGGCCGCGCGTCACCTCGCCGGGGAACTGGGCCGGCTGCCACTGAACCTCGACGAGCTCGGCGTGCTGCTCCCGGGCGACGAGGCAACCGAACAAGTGCTCGCGACCGCCTCCACCGCTGGTCTGGTCTCCTCCGACCGAGAGCACGCAGACCTCGAACGGCGTGTGCGTCTCAACCACTTGCACGTACGGGCAGCGGCCGGCTACCGCCCCGGTCCCTACGCCGGACCGGTGACCCTGGTACAGGCGAGCCACACCACCCCCGAACTGCGGCGCGACGCCCTGGCTGTCTGGCGGCGAATCTGCACCGGCCCGGTGGTCGTCCACGAGTTGCCCGGCGAGCATTTCACGCTGCTGCGCAGACCCGCCGTGGACGATCTCGCCAAGATCCTTGAGTCGGCGGCGTGA
- a CDS encoding MerR family DNA-binding transcriptional regulator, with the protein MGALAARTGISVRFLRYYEEQGLLTGLRGPRSACAFVDLLHALWLPSGSTRPPPPGCAP; encoded by the coding sequence ATCGGTGCACTCGCCGCTCGCACCGGAATCAGCGTGCGATTCCTGCGCTACTACGAGGAGCAGGGCCTGCTCACCGGCCTGCGCGGCCCGAGGTCGGCCTGCGCCTTCGTCGACCTGCTGCACGCCCTCTGGCTGCCGTCGGGATCCACGAGACCACCGCCGCCCGGGTGCGCGCCCTGA
- a CDS encoding response regulator, whose translation MTTIVLADDEVLLRTALAALLPMEGDITVLAEAENGEKAVEATLRHRPEVLVIDLEMPGMDGLDAVAQIRQARPEQVILMLTRHARPGVLRKALRLGVQGFVSKSAEPAHITFVIATLHAGKRWIDPDVSALAVTEDCPLTDREADVLRVTGEGYSVADIAARLHLAPGTVRNYLSNAMRKTQTRTRHEAARYARGHDWL comes from the coding sequence ATGACGACGATCGTGCTGGCTGACGACGAGGTCCTGCTGCGTACGGCCCTGGCCGCGCTACTGCCGATGGAAGGCGACATCACCGTTCTCGCTGAGGCCGAGAACGGAGAGAAGGCCGTCGAGGCCACCCTGCGGCACCGGCCCGAGGTGCTGGTCATCGACCTGGAGATGCCTGGCATGGACGGTCTCGACGCGGTCGCGCAGATCCGTCAAGCGCGACCGGAGCAGGTGATCCTCATGCTGACCCGGCACGCCCGCCCCGGCGTGCTGCGCAAGGCGTTGCGGCTCGGCGTCCAAGGCTTCGTCAGCAAGTCCGCCGAGCCGGCCCACATCACCTTTGTCATCGCCACCCTGCACGCGGGTAAACGCTGGATCGACCCGGATGTCTCCGCGCTGGCCGTCACCGAGGACTGCCCCCTCACCGACCGTGAAGCCGACGTGCTGCGGGTCACCGGCGAGGGCTACTCGGTCGCCGACATCGCCGCCCGGCTCCACCTCGCCCCGGGCACCGTCCGCAACTACCTCTCCAACGCCATGCGCAAGACCCAGACCCGGACCCGCCACGAAGCGGCCCGCTACGCCCGCGGACACGACTGGCTGTGA
- a CDS encoding Tat pathway signal sequence domain protein: MGQHLTRRGLLRASLVSATAVGAGLAVGAASASAGERHPGPPEIPDVPGMHGDPFNNEFWYQYDEAFLYHPSVTVKAALTAITEELGSVQAAFALAWQEHRANGTFPDGFVAEFLPVKEPLTVVADAQFDVMHRFFGRNAAKLRSAFADFGQGVLYDPRRYPGQRVHMMDYPGGTEPPGAYHVWHSIIRAQTLLGIAPKRWNAVDRLVGLAWAAQSIAKPVTDATDNQPLPRVVLARQTAAWLRRSPEEMDTEFDNFPYPTGVS; this comes from the coding sequence ATGGGACAACACTTGACTCGGCGCGGCCTGCTGCGCGCTTCCCTGGTGTCCGCCACAGCAGTGGGCGCAGGGCTGGCCGTCGGTGCCGCGTCCGCCTCCGCCGGCGAGCGCCATCCCGGGCCGCCGGAGATCCCAGACGTGCCGGGTATGCATGGCGACCCGTTTAACAACGAATTCTGGTACCAGTACGACGAAGCGTTCCTCTACCACCCGTCAGTGACCGTCAAGGCGGCGCTGACGGCGATAACCGAGGAACTGGGCTCGGTGCAGGCCGCGTTCGCGTTGGCCTGGCAGGAGCACCGCGCGAACGGCACCTTCCCGGACGGGTTTGTGGCGGAGTTCCTGCCGGTCAAAGAGCCGTTGACGGTCGTCGCGGACGCCCAGTTCGATGTGATGCACCGGTTTTTCGGCCGGAACGCCGCGAAGCTGCGGTCGGCGTTCGCCGACTTCGGCCAGGGCGTGCTCTACGATCCGCGCCGTTATCCCGGCCAGCGCGTACACATGATGGACTACCCGGGCGGCACCGAGCCGCCGGGCGCCTACCACGTCTGGCACTCCATCATCCGGGCCCAGACCCTGTTGGGCATCGCCCCGAAGCGGTGGAACGCCGTCGACCGCCTCGTCGGTCTCGCCTGGGCGGCGCAATCCATCGCGAAGCCGGTCACCGATGCCACCGACAACCAGCCGCTGCCGCGGGTTGTGCTCGCCCGGCAGACCGCCGCGTGGTTGCGCCGTAGCCCGGAGGAGATGGATACCGAGTTCGACAACTTCCCGTACCCGACCGGAGTCAGCTGA
- a CDS encoding GNAT family N-acetyltransferase, translating into MVEVKDVPEAKQYEARVDGESRVAGVAQYIRTAELVAFVHTEVSPEYEGKGVGSALARTALDEARAANLRVLATCPFFAGWIARHPEYGDLVYQSRSRVSD; encoded by the coding sequence ATGGTGGAAGTGAAGGACGTTCCCGAGGCCAAGCAGTACGAGGCCCGGGTCGACGGGGAGTCCAGGGTCGCGGGCGTCGCGCAGTACATCCGTACCGCGGAACTCGTCGCGTTCGTGCACACCGAGGTCTCGCCGGAGTACGAGGGCAAGGGGGTCGGGTCAGCACTGGCCCGCACCGCCCTCGACGAGGCGCGTGCCGCGAACCTGCGCGTCCTGGCCACCTGCCCGTTCTTCGCGGGATGGATCGCCCGGCATCCCGAGTACGGGGATCTGGTGTACCAGTCCCGCAGCAGAGTCAGTGACTGA
- a CDS encoding sensor histidine kinase, with amino-acid sequence MTARTTGFTQSTQGRLRRLNLATSLPPVVFASVVLLYIDTRTWWHVVVLLPGVVAALVAFERWTARDLSRFVLPCVIVAGAVWPVGVLVTDTPNAFWGIGAVGSLALHEVRRRRGLAVAGLFSYVAVVGAARLLVERDDIGDVLGAYVLVPTFFTVGLTVLTLVGERFYDLIRELEQTRDREAELAVVRERVRFASDLHDIQGHTLHVVKLKIALTQRLLLRDAERAEKELRETYALVSDTIAQTKELAYAQRRLNLTAEIENAKNLFEAAGIRVRVTREAEVDARASELLGQVLRETTTNILRHAQATQVQIILAESGITIVNDGVTTTTPPELRGLATLRQRVAGDGGELTVDQTDERFLTAAVFRPARAGVAPPTAGEDDR; translated from the coding sequence GTGACCGCACGAACGACGGGCTTCACCCAGTCGACGCAGGGGAGGCTGCGCCGGCTCAACCTAGCCACGTCGCTGCCGCCCGTGGTGTTCGCCTCGGTGGTCCTGCTCTACATCGACACGCGTACCTGGTGGCACGTCGTCGTCCTGCTGCCGGGGGTGGTGGCAGCCCTGGTGGCCTTCGAACGGTGGACGGCCCGCGACCTGTCCCGGTTCGTGCTGCCCTGCGTGATCGTGGCGGGCGCGGTGTGGCCGGTGGGGGTTCTTGTCACCGATACTCCGAACGCGTTCTGGGGTATCGGCGCCGTGGGCTCCCTCGCACTGCACGAGGTCCGGCGGCGTCGAGGGCTGGCGGTGGCCGGGCTGTTCTCCTACGTCGCCGTGGTCGGTGCGGCGCGGCTGTTGGTGGAGCGGGACGACATCGGCGACGTACTGGGTGCCTATGTCCTCGTGCCGACCTTCTTCACCGTCGGGTTGACGGTCCTGACGTTGGTGGGCGAGCGGTTCTACGACCTCATCCGGGAGCTCGAGCAAACTCGGGATCGGGAGGCGGAGCTGGCGGTGGTGCGGGAGCGCGTGCGGTTCGCGAGCGACCTGCACGACATCCAGGGCCATACCCTGCACGTGGTCAAGCTGAAGATCGCGCTGACGCAGCGACTGCTGCTCCGCGACGCCGAGCGGGCGGAGAAGGAGTTGCGGGAGACGTATGCGCTGGTCAGTGACACCATCGCGCAGACCAAGGAACTCGCGTACGCCCAGCGGCGGCTCAACCTCACCGCGGAGATCGAGAACGCGAAGAACCTGTTCGAGGCCGCCGGTATCCGGGTCCGGGTGACCCGGGAGGCCGAGGTCGACGCCCGCGCCAGCGAACTGCTCGGGCAGGTGCTGCGCGAGACGACCACCAACATCCTCCGCCACGCGCAGGCCACCCAGGTCCAGATCATCCTCGCCGAGTCGGGCATCACCATCGTCAACGACGGGGTGACCACCACCACGCCCCCCGAGCTCAGGGGACTGGCGACACTCAGGCAGCGGGTGGCGGGCGACGGAGGCGAGTTGACCGTGGACCAGACGGACGAGCGGTTCCTGACGGCGGCGGTCTTCCGACCCGCTCGTGCTGGTGTGGCCCCACCGACCGCGGGGGAGGACGACCGATGA
- a CDS encoding transposase — protein sequence MLIATIRPRDIVGKVEGVDKKIKTAEKDLKELVVARGRTLTDLHGIGPSGAARLLADVGDVRRFADRDRFASWNGTALLDASSGDQKRHRPLPRRQPDAAHHGRPLQRRRCDAPRLPTCRVSDHRVAADGRRRGR from the coding sequence GTGCTGATCGCGACCATCAGACCCCGTGACATCGTGGGCAAGGTTGAGGGCGTCGACAAAAAGATCAAGACTGCGGAGAAGGACCTCAAGGAACTGGTGGTCGCCCGCGGCCGCACATTGACGGACCTGCACGGGATCGGCCCCTCAGGTGCGGCTCGGCTGTTGGCAGACGTCGGCGACGTCCGCCGGTTCGCCGACCGCGACCGGTTCGCGTCCTGGAACGGCACCGCCCTGCTGGACGCGTCCTCCGGCGACCAGAAACGTCACCGGCCTCTCCCGCGCCGGCAACCGGACGCTGCACATCATGGCCGACCCCTGCAACGGCGCCGGTGCGATGCGCCGCGCCTCCCCACCTGCCGGGTGTCAGACCATCGGGTTGCCGCCGACGGTCGCCGCAGGGGGAGGTGA